Below is a genomic region from Methanosphaera sp. ISO3-F5.
AGGAATACTAAATGGAACAACCAATTATATCCTATCACGAATGGCTAATGAAGGAACAGATTATGAACCAACATTAAAAGAAGCTCAAGAATTAGGAATTGCAGAAACAAATCCTTACCAAGATGTAGAAGGATTAGACGCTGCATGTAAAATAGTAATAATAGCAAACTCACTGATGGGATGGGATGTAACCCTTAAAGATGTAGCATTACATGGAATATCTGACATAACATCAAACGCTGTTAAACTAGCACTTAAAGATGGTTACCTTATAAAATTAGTAGCAGAAGCTAAAGATGGGAAACTTACAGTTGGACCAATGCTAGTAAAACAAGGCTCACCATTTGCAGTAAATGGCACATTAAATGTAATTAATTTCAAAACAGACTTATCAGATGATGTGACAGTAGTAGGTGTAGGAGCTGGATCAATTGAAACAGCATCAGCAATACTTAGTGACATAATCAGTATAGGAAAATCTAATGCTAATTAAGCATTACTTTTTATTCCACTCCTCTTTTTATGTAAAATAATTTAGTGATTACTATGACAAATGAAAAATACTTAGCACCTCCATGGATAAAATATCCAACATATCCCGAAAAATCATCATTCTGGAAGACAGGAAGCGGTGCAGAATATTTAATAAAATATAATGAAACAATAAACGATAAAGAAGAATATCTTAAAATATTTCCTAAAGCTCCATCATTTAAAGAAAGTGCAGTACCTAGTGAATCAGTAAGTGATGAAGTAAAAGAATATCTTCTATCACCAGAAAAAGCTTTAATCATAAATTTATGGCAAAAGGATGCAAAACCAAAATATGACAAGATTACTGCAGAAAAGAAGAATGTAATCTTTATGTTTGACACATTATTTTTTGATCAATCAGCACACATACATGTTGGAACAAAAACATACGATTCTGCTAATGAAATAGTAGAACTATTAGAAAAAGAATTACAAAGCAAATCCCCAGATTTATGGGAAGAATTAAAATATACAGTTATAATTAACGCATTATATTATAAACTTGCTACAGATATCACATTCACTAAACAAGTAATAAGAACAGACGGTCAAGATATTATCTTCAAAAGTGATAACCTGGAATTAGGAGTTCAAGAAGATGACGAAGGAAATTACATCGGTAAAAATTTATTAGGTTTTGCAGTTATGGAAATAAGAGATGTTCTTAAGGAAGTTTATGCAAACTATGATTTGATAGATTGGGATATTTCAGGAGATCCTTATAGTATTGAACGATGTACCTGTGGACACGTACACATGAAGTAATAAAAATAGTTAATAAGTTAATAGTACAACATTATAATTAATAACCAAAATTT
It encodes:
- a CDS encoding NADAR domain-containing protein; the protein is MTNEKYLAPPWIKYPTYPEKSSFWKTGSGAEYLIKYNETINDKEEYLKIFPKAPSFKESAVPSESVSDEVKEYLLSPEKALIINLWQKDAKPKYDKITAEKKNVIFMFDTLFFDQSAHIHVGTKTYDSANEIVELLEKELQSKSPDLWEELKYTVIINALYYKLATDITFTKQVIRTDGQDIIFKSDNLELGVQEDDEGNYIGKNLLGFAVMEIRDVLKEVYANYDLIDWDISGDPYSIERCTCGHVHMK